TCTGAAGTCGAAGAACATCGGTCAGCTGAACGAACTCGCGATCAAACTCAAAATCGAGAACGCCGCGGGACTTCGTCGTCAGGATCTGGTCTTCGAAATTCTGAAACGCGCGGCTCGCCTGGGCGACATTTACGGTTCGGGTTGCTTGGAGATCCTGCCGGACGGCTACGGCTTCCTGCGTTCGCCCGATTACAACTACCTTCCGGGTCCCGATGACATCTACGTTTCCCCTTCGCAAATCCGCCGTTTCGGCCTGCGGACGGGTGACACCATCACGGGCACGGTTCGTCCTCCGAAAGAGGGCGAGCGTTACTTCGCGCTCTTGAAAGTGGACTCGCTCAACTTCGAAGCGGGCGAAGGCACCAAAGATAAAATCCTGTTCGATAACTTGACCCCCTTGTACCCGAACGAGCGTTTGAAGCTCGAGCACAGCCCTGCGGACTTCACGACTCGCGTCGTGGATCTGATGGCGCCTTTGGGTAAAGGTCAGCGCGCATTGATCGTGGCGCCTCCGCGCACCGGTAAGACCGTCCTGATGCAAAACATCGCGAATGCGATCTCGATCAACCACCCCGAGGTGAAACTGATCGTTCTGCTGATTGATGAGCGTCCCGAGGAAGTCACCGACATGCTTCGTTCCGTGAAGGGCGAAGTCATTTCGTCGACCTTCGATGAACCGCCCACGCGTCACGTTCAAGTCGCGGAAATGGTTCTGGAAAAAGCGAAACGTCTGGTCGAACATAAACACGACGTCGTGATCCTGCTCGATTCGATCACGCGTCTGGCGCGCGCGTACAATACGGTCGTCCCGCCGTCGGGAAAAATCCTGTCGGGGGGGGTGGACTCGAACGCGCTCCATAAACCGAAGCGTTTCTTCGGCGCGGCCCGTAACATCGAAGAGGGTGGCTCGCTCACGGTCATCGCGACCGCGCTGATCGACACCGGTTCGCGGATGGACGAGGTCATCTTCGAGGAATTCAAAGGAACCGGTAACGCCGAGATTCACTTGGATCGTAAGCTCATGGAAAAGCGGATCTTCCCCTGCATGGACATCAACAAGTCCGGCACGCGGAAAGAGGATCTGCTGATCGAGAAAAACGACCTGAATCGCCTGTGGATTCTGCGTAAAGTTCTGGCACCCATGAACGTCGTCGACGCCATGGAGTTCCTGACCGACAAGATTAGTGGTACCAAATCGAACACCGCGTTCTTAAGCGCGATGGGCGGCTAATTCAGCGTTCGAGCAGCTGATAAGTTACTGATTTCACGAGGGGATAAAGTCCTTGATAGGCCCTAACCCTTGTGATAACTCCTGCGGACTTAGCGACCTATTTTAGGCATTGATAGAGGATTTCGAGATGAAAAAAGATTTGCACCCGAAAGTTTATGACGTCGTTTTCAAAGACGTTTCGAGCGATTTCTCCTTTTTGGGTCAGAGCACTCAAAAATCCGCTGAGACCACGGAGTGGGAAGGTAAGACCTACCCCTTGATCAAAGTGGAAATCTCGAGCGCATCGCACCCCTTCTACACGGGTAAACAACGTGTGATGGATACTGAAGGCCGCATCGACCGCTTCAAGAAGAAATACGGCCGCAAGTAGCGTCCCCACTGAATTTAGATCTCTTCGCCCGAGTGCAACCTCGGGCGTTTTTATTTGTCCGCCCCTGTTTTCCGGCGGCCCTCATCGCCGCCGTCTCATCGGTGATCTATGTTTTCCAAACTTGATGAAGTTGAATCCCGCTATGAGCAGGTGAATCTGCAGCTGCAGAATCCCGCCGTGGCTGGCGATCAGGCCAAATACCGTTCGCTCATGAAGGACTTCGCCGAAACCGGTAAAGTCGTCACCGTCTATCGTCAGTACAAGAAGCTCGTGAAGGAGCTTGCGGACAACCAAGAGCTCGTGAACGAGAACGACGAAGAAATCCGTGCGATGGCGAAAGAAGAGATCCGCGAGATCGAGCGTCGGCTTCCCGAAATTGAAGAAGAGCTGAAGATCCTGCTGTTGCCGAAGGATCCGAACGACGACAAAAACATCATCATGGAGATTCGCGCCGGCGCGGGTGGTGATGAGGCCAGTTTGTTTGCGGAAGAACTCTTCCGCGCCTATACGCACTACGCGGGAAAATTCGGCTGGCGCGTTCAGCTGATGTCGACGAGCGATGGGAACGTCGGCGGCTTCAAGGAGGTCATTGCGAGCATCAGCGGTGATCAGGTTTACTCTCGTTTGAAATTCGAATCGGGCGTTCATCGCGTCCAACGTGTTCCGAAAACGGAAACCCAAGGACGTGTTCATACGTCGACGATTACCGTTGCGATCATTCCCGAGCAGGAAGTTTCGGAAGTGAAACTGAATATGAACGAGATCCGTATCGACGTGACCCGCTCGCAAGGAGCCGGTGGGCAATCGGTCAATACGACGGACTCGGCCGTCCGGGCGACGCACTTGCCGACGGGGATCATCGTTTTCTGTCAGCAGGGAAAATCGCAGACCTCGAATAAAGAGATCGCCCTTCAGATTTTGTATTCGAAACTTGTCGCTTTGGACGAAGAGAAACGGATGAAAGAGGCGTCGGATGCGCGTCTGGCGCAAATCGGAACGGGTGATCGTTCCGAACGTATCCGGACCTACAACTTCCCCCAAAGCCGCATTACGGATCACCGGATTGGTTTTACAACCCATGCGATCCATGATGTGATGTCGGGCAGTGTGGACGTCGTGATTGATCCCTTGATCGCGCACTTCCGCGCGGAAGCCCTCAAACAACAGACGCAGCAATAGCTCTCGCGAGGCCGCCGATGAAGATCCAGGAAGTCCTGACGAAGACGACCCAATTCTTCAAAGAGAAGAAGATCGAAACCGCACGTCTTGATGCGGAACTTCTGATCTCGAAGGCCCTCGGTATTCGTCGTATCGACCTGTACATGAAATTCGAACAGCCCTTGAAAGACACCGAGGTCACGCAGTGCCGTGAGTTCGTGCGTCGCCGCGCGGCCGGTGAGCCCGTCGCCTACATCTTGAATGAGAAGGGTTTCTTCGGTCTGGATTTCTTCGTGGATAAACGGGTGCTCATCCCGCGTCCGGAATCCGAGATGCTGGTTGAAACGGCGCTGGATTATCTGCAGGCGCTGCGTCCGAAGGCGCGCAAACTCAATAAATCGGCGACCAATCAAGACGTTGCCGTCGCGCAGGCCCTGCTGACTCAGGGAACGGATGTCGAGGCCGGAGCGACGACGGTCTTACCACCCGTGACGAGTGAGCCTTCTTCCGCCGAAGAGTTCCACATTATGGATCTGGGATGCGGTTCGGGTTGTCTGGCGCTCGCCACGATCGTGCAGCGCCCGGATGCGCGCGCGACTTTGGTTGATCGTAGCGAGCTCGCCCTGGATGTAGCGAAATTGAACGCCGAGAAACTCGGAGTCGCCGAGCGCTGCGAATGGCGCCAGGGGCGGGTGCAAGAGCTCTCGTTCGATGGCGACGTGGATGTGATTCTGGCGAATCCTCCCTACATCCGGAAGGGCGATCCGCTTTTGGAAAAAAATGTGGAAGTCTTCGAGCCCTCGCTCGCGTTGTTCGGCGGGGAATCGGGCATGGACGAAATCGAGCAGTGGCTACCGCGGGCTTACGCCTGGTTGAAACCCGGCGGGCTTCTGGCGATGGAGATCGGTGCCGATCAGGGCGCCGCCACTCTGGCGGAATTTCAGAAAAATAATTTCATCGACTGTGAACTCAAAAAAGATCTGGCCGGACTTGATCGCGTAGTGACCGGCCGCAAAGGATAAACTTATGGATAAAATGATCGTCAAGGGCGGAGCGGTTTTGAATGGCGAAGTCGCCACGGGCGGCGCGAAGAACTCGGCCCTGAAACTCCTGTTCGCGGCCCTGCTCGCGGAAGGTGAACACATCTTCCATAACGTTCCCGATCTTCATGACATCATCGCGACAGGACAGCTTCTGCAGTCTCTCGGATGCGAGATGACCCGTGACGGAAACACGATTCGTTTGAAGGTGACGAAGCCGAAATCGATGGAAGCGCACTACGACCTGGTTCGTAAAATGCGCGCCTCGATCCTGTGCTTGGGTCCGCTCCTCACCAAATACGGCGAGGCCGTGGTTTCGCTTCCGGGTGGTTGCGCGATCGGTTCGCGCCCCATTGATCTGCACTTGGAAGGCATGAAGGCCTTGGGTGCGGAAATCGAGCTGAAGGACGGTTACGTTCACGCCCGCGCCAAGCGCCTGAAGGGCGCGCATTTCCTGTTCGAAATTTCAACCGTCGGCGGTACCGAGAACGTGATGATGGCGGCCGCTTTGGCCGAGGGTCGTACGGTTCTAGAGAACGCGGCGAAAGAGCCCGAAATCGTCGATCTGGCGATGTACCTGAACGCCATGGGCGCGAAGATCAAGGGCTACGGTACGAGCGTCATCGAAATCGAAGGCGTCGAAAAGCTGAAGCCCGCGGAATACAGCGTGATGCCCGACCGGATCGAAGCGGGAACGCTCATCATCGCGGGCGCCATCACGGGCGGCGAAGTCACCGTGAAGAAAATGGTGCCTGAACACGTCGATTCGCTTCTGTTCAAACTGCGCGAAGCGGGATTTAAACTTTCGATCGGTCCGGATTCGGTGACCGTGCATCCGCAAAAGGGCTGGAAGGCCGTCGACATCACGACGCAGCCTTACCCGTTCTTCCCCACGGATTTGCAGGCGCAGTTCATGGCGCTGATGACCGTCGCGGAAGGCACGAGCGTGATCTCGGAATCCGTTTTCGAGAACCGCTTCATGCACGTTCAAGAGCTCACGCGTTTGGGTGCGGACATTTCGCCAAAGACCCGTGTGGCGGTCGTGCGCGGTAAGCCGGGTGGCCTCAGCGGTGCGCCGGTGATGGCAACGGATCTGCGCGCGAGCGCGTCGCTGGTTCTCGCGGGCCTAGTGGCGAAGGGTGAGACCACCGTGAACCGCATCTACCATTTGGATCGCGGCTACGAAAAGCTCGAGGCGAAGCTAGCGTCCCTGGGCGGGCAAGTCCTCCGGCAGGGCGGTAGCGTCTGATGCCGGTGACGGCCCCGGCCCAACCGTCGAACCGCTTGCCGCGGTGGATGTGGATTGTTCTGGGGGTCATGTTTCTGACCGCCGTCGGCCTCGCGATGGCGATGCCCTACCTGCAGAAGCTCTCCACTGAATCCGGTGATCGTCACCTCTTCGCGCAGGCGAACCGGGTGCGGGTCTTCGCCAACGCCCACAAAGCCAAGCACGGCGAGTTCCCCAAGACTCCCGAATCCTTCAAAGCGGTGACGCTGCCCGAAGGCGACCTCGAGAACGTCATCCTGATTACCGAGAGATCCGAAATCCCCGAGGTCTTCCACAAAGACCTTTTCGAAAGCTGGCTGCCTCGGTTTGAAAAGGAAGAGTTCCAAATCCTCTTCGTATCTAG
The window above is part of the Pseudobdellovibrionaceae bacterium genome. Proteins encoded here:
- the murA gene encoding UDP-N-acetylglucosamine 1-carboxyvinyltransferase, producing the protein MIVKGGAVLNGEVATGGAKNSALKLLFAALLAEGEHIFHNVPDLHDIIATGQLLQSLGCEMTRDGNTIRLKVTKPKSMEAHYDLVRKMRASILCLGPLLTKYGEAVVSLPGGCAIGSRPIDLHLEGMKALGAEIELKDGYVHARAKRLKGAHFLFEISTVGGTENVMMAAALAEGRTVLENAAKEPEIVDLAMYLNAMGAKIKGYGTSVIEIEGVEKLKPAEYSVMPDRIEAGTLIIAGAITGGEVTVKKMVPEHVDSLLFKLREAGFKLSIGPDSVTVHPQKGWKAVDITTQPYPFFPTDLQAQFMALMTVAEGTSVISESVFENRFMHVQELTRLGADISPKTRVAVVRGKPGGLSGAPVMATDLRASASLVLAGLVAKGETTVNRIYHLDRGYEKLEAKLASLGGQVLRQGGSV
- a CDS encoding type B 50S ribosomal protein L31, whose product is MKKDLHPKVYDVVFKDVSSDFSFLGQSTQKSAETTEWEGKTYPLIKVEISSASHPFYTGKQRVMDTEGRIDRFKKKYGRK
- the rho gene encoding transcription termination factor Rho; this translates as MTDEEKSWLSSKDLKSKNIGQLNELAIKLKIENAAGLRRQDLVFEILKRAARLGDIYGSGCLEILPDGYGFLRSPDYNYLPGPDDIYVSPSQIRRFGLRTGDTITGTVRPPKEGERYFALLKVDSLNFEAGEGTKDKILFDNLTPLYPNERLKLEHSPADFTTRVVDLMAPLGKGQRALIVAPPRTGKTVLMQNIANAISINHPEVKLIVLLIDERPEEVTDMLRSVKGEVISSTFDEPPTRHVQVAEMVLEKAKRLVEHKHDVVILLDSITRLARAYNTVVPPSGKILSGGVDSNALHKPKRFFGAARNIEEGGSLTVIATALIDTGSRMDEVIFEEFKGTGNAEIHLDRKLMEKRIFPCMDINKSGTRKEDLLIEKNDLNRLWILRKVLAPMNVVDAMEFLTDKISGTKSNTAFLSAMGG
- the prfA gene encoding peptide chain release factor 1, coding for MFSKLDEVESRYEQVNLQLQNPAVAGDQAKYRSLMKDFAETGKVVTVYRQYKKLVKELADNQELVNENDEEIRAMAKEEIREIERRLPEIEEELKILLLPKDPNDDKNIIMEIRAGAGGDEASLFAEELFRAYTHYAGKFGWRVQLMSTSDGNVGGFKEVIASISGDQVYSRLKFESGVHRVQRVPKTETQGRVHTSTITVAIIPEQEVSEVKLNMNEIRIDVTRSQGAGGQSVNTTDSAVRATHLPTGIIVFCQQGKSQTSNKEIALQILYSKLVALDEEKRMKEASDARLAQIGTGDRSERIRTYNFPQSRITDHRIGFTTHAIHDVMSGSVDVVIDPLIAHFRAEALKQQTQQ
- a CDS encoding peptide chain release factor N(5)-glutamine methyltransferase, producing MKIQEVLTKTTQFFKEKKIETARLDAELLISKALGIRRIDLYMKFEQPLKDTEVTQCREFVRRRAAGEPVAYILNEKGFFGLDFFVDKRVLIPRPESEMLVETALDYLQALRPKARKLNKSATNQDVAVAQALLTQGTDVEAGATTVLPPVTSEPSSAEEFHIMDLGCGSGCLALATIVQRPDARATLVDRSELALDVAKLNAEKLGVAERCEWRQGRVQELSFDGDVDVILANPPYIRKGDPLLEKNVEVFEPSLALFGGESGMDEIEQWLPRAYAWLKPGGLLAMEIGADQGAATLAEFQKNNFIDCELKKDLAGLDRVVTGRKG